One window of Chryseobacterium sp. JJR-5R genomic DNA carries:
- a CDS encoding UDP-N-acetylmuramate--L-alanine ligase has translation MKTHFIAVGGSAMHNLAIALKDKGYQVTGSDDAIFEPSKSRLEKKGILPAETGWFPEKITSDLDAVILGMHAHQDNPELAKAKELGLKIYSYPEFLYEQSKNKTRVVIAGSHGKTTITSMILHVLNFHRKDVDFMVGAQLEGFDCMVKLTEDNDFMVLEGDEYLSSPIDLRSKFLLYQPNIALLSGIAWDHINVFKTFDDYIEQFRKFVASITPGGILVYNEEDPEVVKVVEAAENYFRKIPYKTPEYETINGQVHLTTEMGDVPLSVFGAHNLLNLEGARNICHHLGVMDEDFYEAIMSFKGASKRLEKVERGDKGTLYKDFAHAPSKVKAAVKAFCEQFKNEKKYGFLELHTYSSLNPVFLEQYDHAMDGLDEAIVFYSEDALKIKRMEPISPELIKEKFKNENLKVFTNAGELHAYWNTLDKTQGVYMMMSSGNFGGLDLTK, from the coding sequence TTGAAGACCCATTTCATTGCTGTCGGCGGAAGCGCCATGCACAATCTTGCCATTGCATTAAAAGATAAAGGATACCAGGTTACCGGTTCGGATGATGCGATCTTTGAACCTTCAAAATCAAGATTGGAGAAGAAAGGAATTCTACCCGCAGAAACAGGTTGGTTCCCGGAAAAAATCACTTCTGACCTTGATGCCGTAATTCTTGGGATGCATGCCCACCAGGATAACCCTGAATTGGCAAAGGCAAAGGAGCTGGGCTTAAAAATATATTCTTATCCGGAATTCCTGTACGAGCAGTCTAAAAATAAAACCCGGGTAGTCATTGCAGGTTCTCACGGAAAAACGACCATTACTTCAATGATTCTCCATGTCCTGAATTTCCACCGGAAAGATGTGGATTTTATGGTGGGTGCCCAGCTGGAAGGTTTCGACTGTATGGTCAAACTGACGGAAGACAATGATTTTATGGTGTTGGAAGGTGATGAATACCTGTCCTCTCCTATCGATCTCCGTTCTAAATTCCTGCTGTATCAGCCCAATATCGCATTATTGAGCGGGATTGCCTGGGATCATATCAATGTTTTTAAAACGTTTGATGATTATATTGAGCAGTTCAGGAAATTCGTGGCCAGCATTACGCCGGGCGGAATTTTAGTCTACAACGAAGAAGATCCGGAAGTGGTAAAAGTAGTGGAAGCGGCAGAAAATTATTTCAGAAAAATCCCCTACAAAACACCCGAATACGAAACTATCAACGGCCAGGTTCATTTAACAACAGAAATGGGCGATGTTCCGCTTTCTGTTTTCGGAGCCCATAATTTACTGAATCTGGAAGGAGCAAGAAACATCTGCCATCATTTAGGAGTTATGGATGAAGACTTCTATGAAGCCATCATGAGTTTTAAAGGGGCTTCGAAACGCCTTGAAAAAGTAGAGAGAGGAGATAAGGGAACACTTTACAAAGATTTTGCACACGCTCCGAGCAAAGTGAAAGCGGCTGTTAAAGCTTTCTGTGAACAGTTTAAAAACGAAAAAAAATACGGTTTTCTTGAGCTTCATACTTATTCAAGCCTAAACCCTGTTTTCCTTGAACAGTATGACCATGCCATGGACGGCCTGGATGAAGCGATCGTTTTCTATTCTGAAGATGCTTTAAAAATTAAAAGAATGGAGCCGATTTCTCCCGAATTGATCAAAGAAAAGTTCAAAAACGAAAATCTAAAAGTCTTTACCAATGCCGGAGAACTTCATGCCTACTGGAATACACTGGACAAAACGCAGGGTGTCTACATGATGATGAGTTCCGGCAAC